A single window of Zea mays cultivar B73 chromosome 10, Zm-B73-REFERENCE-NAM-5.0, whole genome shotgun sequence DNA harbors:
- the LOC100279961 gene encoding uncharacterized protein isoform X2 yields the protein MLMIIVDDAGAFIPAMNHSPWDGVTVADFVMPFFLFIVGVALALAYKRVPDKLDASRKALLRALKLFCLGLVLQGGFFHGVRSLSFGVDLQEIRLMGVLQRIAIAYLLTALCEIWIRGDEDVDYGYDLLKRYRYQLFVGAVVAITYMSLLYGTYVPDWEYQTSAPGSTEKHLFVKCGVRGDTSPGCNAVGMIDRKILGIQHLYGRPVYARSKQCSIDSPQNGPLPSDAPSWCQAPFDPEGLLSSVMAIVTCLIGLQYGHVIVHFQKHRERMMNWLIPSFSMLVLAFAMDFFGLHMNKPLYTLSYTLGTAGAAGLLFSGIYTLVDIYGYRRPTVAMEWMGMHALMIYVLIACNVLPIFIHGFYWKEPKNNLLKFIGIGA from the exons ATG CTGATGAtcatcgtggatgacgccggggcATTCATTCCGGCGATGAACCACTCCCCCTGGGATGGCGTAACGGTGGCCGACTTTGTCATGCCTTTCTTcctcttcatcgtcggagtcgcccTGGCGCTCGCGTACAAG AGAGTTCCGGACAAGTTGGACGCTTCGAGAAAGGCATTGCTCCGTGCGCTGAAGCtgttttgtcttggtcttgttctACAAG GTGGATTCTTTCATGGTGTTCGCAGTCTAAGTTTCGGGGTTGATCTTCAAGAAATACGGCTGATGGGTGTACTGCAG AGAATTGCAATAGCTTATTTGCTGACCGCCCTCTGTGAGATTTGGATCAGAGGAGATGAAGATGTAGACTATGGATACGATTTGCTCAAGCGATACCGCTACCAACT GTTCGTAGGTGCAGTCGTGGCAATCACATACATGTCCCTGTTGTACGGTACCTATGTTCCTGACTGGGAGTACCAGACATCAGCTCCTGGTTCCACAGAGAAGCATCTCTTT GTGAAATGTGGAGTAAGAGGTGACACCAGCCCAGGCTGCAATGCGGTTGGCATGATCGACCGTAAAATCCTGGGCATCCAGCATCTCTACGGCCGACCTGTTTATGCACGATCCAAG CAATGCAGCATCGACTCGCCACAAAATGGGCCCCTTCCTTCTGATGCACCCTCTTGGTGCCAGGCCCCTTTTGACCCTGAAGGGCTTCTTAG TTCCGTGATGGCCATCGTCACATGCTTGATTGGACTCCAATACGGACACGTCATAGTGCATTTTCAG aaaCACAGGGAGAGGATGATGAACTGGCTAATCCCTTCCTTCAGCATGCTGGTCCTAGCCTTCGCCATGGACTTCTTTG GACTACACATGAACAAGCCACTGTACACCCTGAGCTACACCTTAGGCACCGCCGGCGCGGCGGGGCTCCTCTTCTCCGGAATCTACACGCTGGTCGACATCTACGGGTACCGGCGGCCGACCGTCGCCATGGAATGGATGGGGATGCACGCGCTGATGATATACGTCCTGATCGCTTGCAACGTCCTGCCCATATTCATCCACGGCTTCTACTGGAAGGAGCCCAAGAACAACCTG CTGAAGTTCATCGGGATTGGAGCGTGA